The genomic interval GGGGACGCGCCGGCCGCTGCGGGCGCCCGGCCCTCCGTGGGCTCTCGTGCCTCGCGGCGGACGGGTCCGAGGCGTCCCTGTCACAGGTGATCCACAATCCCCCGCTCCCCCACGGTCCCCGCATTACGCTCGCGTGAGGGCGACCGCCGGTCGCCGGGCACACGTCAGGTGGGGAACTCCGCATGCGCGCACTGCGAACACTGCTCGTCATCGCCGTGATACTCGGCGGCATCTTCGTCGCCGTCGACCGCGTCGCCGTCCACGTCGCCGAGGGCGAGGTCGCCGACCGCCTCCGGGCCACCGAGGGCCTGGCCTCCACCCCCGACGTGGACATCACGGGCTTCCCCTTCCTCACCCAGGTGCTCGGCGGCTCGTTCGACGAGGTGCGGGTCGGCATCTCGGACTACGAGGCCGGCACCGGGGAGGGGAGCGGGACGATCCGGATCGCCGATCTGCGGGCCGATCTGCGGGGCGTCGAGTTCTCCGGTGACTTCGGCTCCGCCGTCGCGGACAGCGCCACCGGTACGGCGACCCTGGCCTACGACGAGCTGCTGAAGGCCGCGAAGGCCGAGCCCCGGCAGGTGGCGCCCGGCATCACCGCCGAGGTGGTGGCGCTGTCCGACGGGGGGAACGGGAAGATCGAGGTCACGCTGGAGGCCACCGTGTTCGGCAAGAAGCTGCCCGGGCCGGTGCCCGTGCTCAGCTCGGTGACCGTCGTCGACGGGAACACGGTGCGCGTGCGGGCCGACGCGCTGCCGGTGCTGGGCGGGGTGGAGGCCGCCGAGTCGCGGGTGCGGCGGATCACCGACTTCGAGCAGAGCATCGACGGGCTGCCGGGCGGGATCCGGCTGGAGAAGGTGCAGGCGGCCGCGGACGGCGTGGACGTCACGGTGACGGGGACGGACGTGCGGCTGGCCGGGTGACGGGTGTCCGGTGGGCGAGACGGAGGCGTCCGCTGGACAGATGGGACGGCGTGGACGATGGGCGCGGTCCCGGTGCGGCGGGCGGTTTTTCCGGTCGTGGTATCGACTTGTGGACGATCTCGTCTCAGCATGCGACACGTCGGTGACAGGGGCGCCGGTCCGTCCCTACGATCGTCCCCATGCAGTGTCAGACGAGCGTCCTCCGTTCGAGGGGACAGGCGGATCTCACGAAGCGGCGGGCAGTGGACCTGTGCCGTGTCGCCGCCATGCTCTGTCGCACTTTCTGAGCGGACGCGTCTTCCGTCCGCATTCCCGTCGAGGGGACCCGTGCGCCGCCCCCGTCCGGGCGCGTACGCACCCTCGTGCCCGCACGCCCCCCGCACCTGCCCCGGAGGAGAACAGCATGGCCCGCAGCGACGTCCTGGTCGACGCCGATTGGCTCCAGGAGCACCTGGACGACCCGACCATCGTGATCGTCGAGGTGGACGAGGACACGTCCGCCTACGACAAGAACCACATCAAGAACGCCATCCGGATCGACTGGACCCAGGACCTGCAGGACCCGGTCCGCCGTGACTTCGTCGACCAGGCCGGCTTCGAGAAGCTCCTGTCCGACAAGGGCATCGCCAACGACCACACGGTCGTCCTCTACGGCGGCAACAACAACTGGTTCGCCTCGTACGCGTACTGGTACTTCAAGCTGTACGGCCACGAGAACGTCAAGCTCCTCGACGGCGGCCGCAAGAAGTGGGAGCTCGACGCCCGCGAGCTGGTCCCCGGCGACGAGGTGCCGGAGCGGCCGAAGACCGAGTACAAGGCCACGCCGCAGGACACGTCCATCCGTGCCTTCCGCGACGACGTCGTGGCCGCCATCGGCGCGCAGAACCTGGTCGACGTGCGCTCGCCCGACGAGTTCTCCGGCAAGCTGCTCGCCCCGGCCCACCTGCCGCAGGAGCAGTCGCAGCGCCCGGGCCACGTGCCGAGCGCCAAGAACATCCCGTGGTCCAAGAACGCCAACGACGACGGCACCTTCAAGTCGGACGAGGAGCTCAAGGAGCTCTACGCCGCCGAGGACGTCGACCTGGCCAAGGACACCATCGCCTACTGCCGCATCGGTGAGCGCTCCGCGCTGACCTGGTTCGTGCTGCACGAGCTGCTCGGCGTGGAGAACGTCAAGAACTACGACGGCTCCTGGACCGAGTACGGCTCCCTCGTCGGCGTGCCGATCGAGCTCGGCTCCGGCAAGTAACCCTCCCGACCCCTTCAGGAGTTAAGACATGTGCGGTGCGAAGGCCGGCGGCCCGGACGCCTCGACGATCAAGCCCGGTGAGACCACCATCCAGGGTCAGGTGACCCGCGACGGCGAGCCGGTGACGGGGTACGTCCGCCTGCTCGACTCGACCGGCGAGTTCACCGCGGAGGTCCCGACCTCCGCGACCGGACAGTTCCGCTTCTACGCGGCGGAGGGCACCTGGACCGTCCGCGCCCTGGTGCCCGGCGGCACCGCCGACCGCACGGTCGTCGCCCAGCAGGGCGGCCTGGCCGAGGTCGCGATCGCGGTCTGAGCGAGGCTCGTACGAAGGGCCGCGTCCTCGAGGACGCGGCCCTTCGGCATGCCCGGATCTACGCTGGAGACATGTACGCGCGCAGGCGCCACGCCTACTTCGTGCTGATGGGCGGCTGCATCGGGCTGTTCGTCCTGGCCTGGGGCGTCGTACGGCTCTGGTCGGTGCCGGCCGCCGTGGCGATGTGCCTGGTCGCCATGGTGATCCCGCCGGTCGCCGCGGTGGTCGCCAACCGGCGGGGCCCCGAGGACCGCTGGTGGGACGCCCCCTCGGGCGACCCGCAGTCCGACGAGTGGTGGGACGAGCTGGACGGGAAGAAGGGGCCCCGGTAGGCCCGTCAGTACACGAGCGCCTGGACGCCGTCCGTCATGGCCTCCTGCACGAAGACCTGCGCGCCCGCGATCCGCACGCCCTCGAGGACGTCCTTCTCCGTGATGTCCCGGCGGGCCGCGCACTGGGTGCACAGCGTGACC from Streptomyces sp. DH-12 carries:
- a CDS encoding DUF2993 domain-containing protein; the encoded protein is MRALRTLLVIAVILGGIFVAVDRVAVHVAEGEVADRLRATEGLASTPDVDITGFPFLTQVLGGSFDEVRVGISDYEAGTGEGSGTIRIADLRADLRGVEFSGDFGSAVADSATGTATLAYDELLKAAKAEPRQVAPGITAEVVALSDGGNGKIEVTLEATVFGKKLPGPVPVLSSVTVVDGNTVRVRADALPVLGGVEAAESRVRRITDFEQSIDGLPGGIRLEKVQAAADGVDVTVTGTDVRLAG
- a CDS encoding putative leader peptide; amino-acid sequence: MQCQTSVLRSRGQADLTKRRAVDLCRVAAMLCRTF
- a CDS encoding sulfurtransferase, which codes for MARSDVLVDADWLQEHLDDPTIVIVEVDEDTSAYDKNHIKNAIRIDWTQDLQDPVRRDFVDQAGFEKLLSDKGIANDHTVVLYGGNNNWFASYAYWYFKLYGHENVKLLDGGRKKWELDARELVPGDEVPERPKTEYKATPQDTSIRAFRDDVVAAIGAQNLVDVRSPDEFSGKLLAPAHLPQEQSQRPGHVPSAKNIPWSKNANDDGTFKSDEELKELYAAEDVDLAKDTIAYCRIGERSALTWFVLHELLGVENVKNYDGSWTEYGSLVGVPIELGSGK
- a CDS encoding DUF1416 domain-containing protein, which gives rise to MCGAKAGGPDASTIKPGETTIQGQVTRDGEPVTGYVRLLDSTGEFTAEVPTSATGQFRFYAAEGTWTVRALVPGGTADRTVVAQQGGLAEVAIAV
- a CDS encoding DUF3099 domain-containing protein; its protein translation is MYARRRHAYFVLMGGCIGLFVLAWGVVRLWSVPAAVAMCLVAMVIPPVAAVVANRRGPEDRWWDAPSGDPQSDEWWDELDGKKGPR